In Papaver somniferum cultivar HN1 chromosome 1, ASM357369v1, whole genome shotgun sequence, a genomic segment contains:
- the LOC113275680 gene encoding protein MAINTENANCE OF MERISTEMS-like, with protein MARGKQKAIGRRSKYSSNPSIEEQPLKGVQTEIDKEVQSSEEETPEMRIIRNQKGKMKNREDQPEVEEQQQPDKKDATPRVVGLHIPDDDDVIYARDDGLLHSLPADGGKVLIAYRESWAKRIYETPSHCRAVRVLRHQRDAHWDLFKEVLEVIVIVKASDLWPAIKYGHQECDRVTASAFAERFAPETYTFHIPFGEMTITPDDANKITGLRVTGESVDATFYNMIWDELYKLAKETLGWTRSITELEFCCSVRDATSTHDDKAYMLYTLGRDIFPDTSGNKVSAQYLQFFKDVHSVNSYAWGTASLAYLLNQLAQASRLASTNVGGNFTMLQSRGYFENLELFMDNRNSVSLVEDILRSLELFM; from the exons ATGGCTCGTGGAAAACAAAAAGCAATTGGTAGGCGGTCCAAATATTCTTCTAATCCGTCAATTGAAGAACAACCGTTAAAAGGAGTTcaaactgaaattgacaaagaagTTCAATCAAGTGAAGAAGAAACCCCGGAAATGAGGATTATAAG GAACCAAAAGGGTAAAATGAAAAACCGGGAAGATCAACCGGAAgtggaagaacaacaacaaccagacAAGAAAGATGCAACACCTCGTGTTGTTGGGTTGCACAttcctgatgatgatgatgtaataTATGCACGAGATGATGGTTTACTACACAGTCTTCCAGCCGACGGAGGCAAAGTGTTGATTGCTTACAGAGAGTCTTGGGCTAAGAGGATATATGAGACTCCTAGCCATTGTCGTGCAGTCAGAGTTTTGAGACATCAAAGGGATGCACATTGGGATTTGTTTAAAGAGGTGCTTGAGGTGATTGTTATAGTGAAAGCCTCTGATTTATGGCCTGCCATTAAATATGGTCATCAGGAATGTGATAGAGTGACAGCCTCCGCCTTTGCCGAGAGATTTGCTCCTGAGACTTACACATTTCATATCCCCTTTGGCGAGATGACAATCACTCCTGACGACGCGAACAAGATTACGGGCCTTAGGGTCACAGGCGAAAGCGTGGATGCAACGTTTTATAATATGATTTGGGATGAGTTGTATAAGTTGGCGAAGGAAACTCTAGGTTGGACAAGATCAATAACCGAACTAGAGTTTTGTTGTTCTGTGAGGGATGCCACTTCTACACATGATGATAAAG CATATATGTTGTACACTCTTGGAAGAGATATATTTCCAGACACTTCTGGGAACAAGGTGAGTGCTCAATATCTCCAATTTTTCAAGGATGTTCACTCGGTTAATAGTTATGCTTGGGGGACAGCGTCACTTGCCTACCTACTCAATCAACTGGCACAAGCATCTAGGTTGGCAAGTACAAACGTTGGAGGAAATTTCACTATGCTTCAG TCCAGAGGATATTTTGAGAATCTTGAATTATTTATGGACAATAGGAATTCAGTTTCTTTGGTTGAGGATATTTTGAGAAGTCTTGAATTATTTATGTAG
- the LOC113323563 gene encoding fe(2+) transport protein 1-like produces MAVSRKTLFMIFILLAQTLAATHAEEAPPSECGSETGKCINKSKAFPLKIIAFFAILITSIVGVNLPLITKNVKALQPDRDIFTIVKAFASGIILATGFMHVLPDSFNDLSSVCLPDKPWHTFPFTGFVAMLSAIFTLMIDSIFTSYSQNKNSVENEKGNTNGDVEIANGNGNAHSHGHGHSHGHSFVMAGDVASAQLTRYRVIAVVLECGIVVHSVVIGISLGASSNVCSIKPLVAALCFHQMFEGMGLGGCILQAEYTLLKKSLMAFFFATTTPLGILVGLLISKSYRESSPHALITEGLLNAASAGLLIYMALVDLLAADFMGRKLQGSIKLQLKSYVAVLLGAGGMSVMALWA; encoded by the exons ATGGCAGTTTCTAGGAAAACCCTTTTCATGATCTTCATATTATTAGCACAAACCCTAGCGGCAACTCATGCTGAAGAAGCACCACCATCAGAGTGCGGATCAGAAACCGGGAAATGTATCAACAAATCAAAGGCATTTCCTCTCAAGATTATAgctttctttgcaatattaatcaCTAGTATCGTTGGTGTTAATTTGCCCTTGATTACTAAAAATGTTAAAGCGTTGCAACCCGATCGAGATATCTTTACGATTGTCAAAGCATTTGCTTCAGGGATTATTTTAGCAACTGGGTTTATGCACGTTTTACCAGATTCGTTCAATGATTTATCTTCTGTTTGTTTGCCTGATAAGCCATGGCATACGTTTCCGTTCACTGGTTTTGTGGCTATGTTGTCTGCTATTTTTACTTTGATGATTGATTCGATATTTACTAGTTACAGTCAGAACAAAAATTCAGTAGAAAATGAAAAAGGTAATACTAATGGAGATGTGGAAATTGCTAATGGAAATGGAAATGCCCACTCACATGGTCATGGCCATAGCCATGGGCATTCTTTTGTTATGGCAGGTGATGTAGCCAGTGCTCAGTTGACGCGTTACCGTGTCATTGCAGTG GTACTTGAGTGCGGAATCGTAGTCCACTCGGTGGTGATAGGGATTTCTTTGGGAGCTTCAAGCAATGTCTGTAGCATAAAGCCTCTTGTTGCTGCATTGTGTTTCCACCAAATGTTTGAAGGCATGGGTCTTGGTGGTTGCATTCTCCAG GCTGAATACACATTGTTGAAGAAATCTCTAATGGCCTTTTTCTTTGCCACAACAACGCCATTAGGGATTCTTGTTGGGCTCTTGATATCGAAATCTTACAGAGAAAGTAGTCCTCATGCTTTGATCACTGAAGGACTTTTAAACGCTGCATCAGCGGGGCTCTTGATTTATATGGCATTGGTAGACCTACTAGCAGCAGATTTTATGGGTCGAAAATTGCAAGGGAGTATAAAGCTTCAACTGAAGTCATATGTTGCTGTTCTTCTTGGTGCCGGTGGGATGTCAGTTATGGCGCTGTGGGCTTAA
- the LOC113323549 gene encoding switch-associated protein 70-like isoform X1: MASNGTENSLEKIKKQLASSSGKNLLQGPILKRSETLRKWNERWMILDPTTGKMEYKTRRNETVVKGSIIFDANSTIILSPVNFHGLPKYDGCCFYIGTPQKTEYYLCAETPGAARAWVSTLQATQLVLKAHKEAVNSLSGNGSAQMGTVATVVAAANSTALESTKEIEAAMRISMRAALGNMMGSRPAEAQMDDTAIMMETLRVKDEELQNLARELRSRDSTIKELAEKLSETAQAAEAAASAAYAMDGQRKIVCTEIERLKKDSEQQLVSSMSKLRASGEKFTVLLKEREQLLQQRDSALKEAQLWRTELGKAREQVVILEGAVVRAEERARLADVDAEARVKDAMEKQLAALKEKEELLAYVQMLQAQFQRQQGEMKQVSEEEEETKSCSVSDSLPLTKHVDLSEENVDKACLSVSRSVPHTDDQESLRSIGDGEWNDIQATTDSRIADVREIAPEAEERRSLDISVVSLHVDNHDHHEPHDDNSFNQP; encoded by the exons ATGGCTTCAAATGGAACTGAAAACAGCTTGGAGAAGATTAAGAAACAGCTCGCGTCAAGTTCTGGCAAGAATCTGTTGCAAGGTCCAATCCTTAAACGTTCTGAAACG TTGAGGAAATGGAATGAGAGATGGATGATCTTAGACCCAACCACTGGAAAAATGGAATACAA GACTCGGAGAAATGAGACGGTTGTCAAGGGATCCATTATATTTGATGCAAATAGCACGATTATATTATCTCCTGTGAATTTCCA TGGACTACCAAAGTACGATGGTTGCTGTTTCT ATATTGGAACGCCACAGAAAACTGAGTACTATCTTTGTGCTGAAACTCCCGGTGCTGCTCGCGCTTGGGTATCAACTTTACA AGCAACCCAGCTGGTACTTAAAGCCCATAAAGAAGCTGTGAATTCCTTAAGCGGGAATGGTTCTGCACAAATGGGAACAGTTGCAACAGTAGTTGCTGCTGCGAACTCGACAGCACTGGAGTCTACTAAAGAAATTGAAGCAGCAATGCGAATATCTATGAGGGCAGCTCTAGGGAACATGATGGGAAGTAGACCAGCTGAAGCTCAAATGGATGATACAGCAATCATGATG GAAACTCTAAGAGTGAAGGACGAGGAATTACAAAACTTGGCTAGAGAGCTTCGTTCAAGGGATTCAACGATTAAAGAATTGGCAGAGAAACTATCTGAAACTGCTCAAGCTGCTGAGGCTGCGGCTTCTGCAGCATATGCAATGGATGGACAAAGAAAGATCGTTTGTACAGAAATTGAGCGTCTGAAAAAGGATTCAGAACAGCAGCTGGTGTCATCCATGTCCAAG TTGAGAGCGTCTGGAGAAAAATTTACAGTTCTACTGAAAGAGCGCGAGCAATTGCTGCAGCAAAGAGATTCTGCGCTTAAAGAAGCACAATTATGGCGTACTGAACTTGGTAAAGCTAGAGAACAGGTTGTTATATTGGAAGGGGCGGTTGTTAGAGCAGAAGAGAGGGCTAGGCTTGCCGATGTAGATGCTGAAGCCAGGGTAAAAGATGCTATGGAGAAACAGTTGGctgctttaaaagaaaaagaagagctTCTTGCATATGTTCAAATGTTGCAAGCACAATTCCAAag ACAGCAAGGAGAAATGAAGCAAgtatctgaagaagaagaagagaccaAATCCTGCTCGGTTTCTGACAGCCTTCCTTTAACAAAGCATGTGGATTTGTCAGAGGAAAATGTTGATAAAGCATGTCTTAGCGTTTCAAGATCAGTCCCACATACAGATGATCAAGAAAGCCTTCGTTCAATAGGAGATGGAGAATGGAATGACATTCAAGCAACAACAGATTCAAGAATAGCGGACGTCAGAGAAATAGCCCCTgaagcagaagaaagaagaagtcttGATATTTCAGTCGTGAGTTTACATGTTGATAATCATGACCACCATGAGCCGCATGATGATAACTCTTTTAATCAGCCTTGA
- the LOC113323549 gene encoding switch-associated protein 70-like isoform X2, with product MASNGTENSLEKIKKQLASSSGKNLLQGPILKRSETLRKWNERWMILDPTTGKMEYKTRRNETVVKGSIIFDANSTIILSPVNFHGLPKYDGCCFYIGTPQKTEYYLCAETPGAARAWVSTLQATQLVLKAHKEAVNSLSGNGSAQMGTVATVVAAANSTALESTKEIEAAMRISMRAALGNMMGSRPAEAQMDDTAIMMETLRVKDEELQNLARELRSRDSTIKELAEKLSETAQAAEAAASAAYAMDGQRKIVCTEIERLKKDSEQQLVSSMSKLRASGEKFTVLLKEREQLLQQRDSALKEAQLWRTELGKAREQVVILEGAVVRAEERARLADVDAEARVKDAMEKQLAALKEKEELLAYVQMLQAQFQSKEK from the exons ATGGCTTCAAATGGAACTGAAAACAGCTTGGAGAAGATTAAGAAACAGCTCGCGTCAAGTTCTGGCAAGAATCTGTTGCAAGGTCCAATCCTTAAACGTTCTGAAACG TTGAGGAAATGGAATGAGAGATGGATGATCTTAGACCCAACCACTGGAAAAATGGAATACAA GACTCGGAGAAATGAGACGGTTGTCAAGGGATCCATTATATTTGATGCAAATAGCACGATTATATTATCTCCTGTGAATTTCCA TGGACTACCAAAGTACGATGGTTGCTGTTTCT ATATTGGAACGCCACAGAAAACTGAGTACTATCTTTGTGCTGAAACTCCCGGTGCTGCTCGCGCTTGGGTATCAACTTTACA AGCAACCCAGCTGGTACTTAAAGCCCATAAAGAAGCTGTGAATTCCTTAAGCGGGAATGGTTCTGCACAAATGGGAACAGTTGCAACAGTAGTTGCTGCTGCGAACTCGACAGCACTGGAGTCTACTAAAGAAATTGAAGCAGCAATGCGAATATCTATGAGGGCAGCTCTAGGGAACATGATGGGAAGTAGACCAGCTGAAGCTCAAATGGATGATACAGCAATCATGATG GAAACTCTAAGAGTGAAGGACGAGGAATTACAAAACTTGGCTAGAGAGCTTCGTTCAAGGGATTCAACGATTAAAGAATTGGCAGAGAAACTATCTGAAACTGCTCAAGCTGCTGAGGCTGCGGCTTCTGCAGCATATGCAATGGATGGACAAAGAAAGATCGTTTGTACAGAAATTGAGCGTCTGAAAAAGGATTCAGAACAGCAGCTGGTGTCATCCATGTCCAAG TTGAGAGCGTCTGGAGAAAAATTTACAGTTCTACTGAAAGAGCGCGAGCAATTGCTGCAGCAAAGAGATTCTGCGCTTAAAGAAGCACAATTATGGCGTACTGAACTTGGTAAAGCTAGAGAACAGGTTGTTATATTGGAAGGGGCGGTTGTTAGAGCAGAAGAGAGGGCTAGGCTTGCCGATGTAGATGCTGAAGCCAGGGTAAAAGATGCTATGGAGAAACAGTTGGctgctttaaaagaaaaagaagagctTCTTGCATATGTTCAAATGTTGCAAGCACAATTCCAAag CAAGGAGAAATGA